The following proteins are encoded in a genomic region of Gouania willdenowi chromosome 6, fGouWil2.1, whole genome shotgun sequence:
- the nfat5a gene encoding nuclear factor of activated T-cells 5a isoform X3, with translation MGGPTSGPCTLSSDHLKVVQPLHPTGGDGAGSPEMEGAASVLGRGNSGAKTTTAGDSGSGGTLTGPGVQQPQNTPSKRRPVLSISPPPEDLFDESQMSCQDEPTGPGAQGPDSEHSSSMWADDSVSNFSFISSISYNDNTEVPRKSRKRTPRQRPGPKPTPPEDSMDVFDADSAKAPHFVLSQLSTDKAGPISSSLEAGAGVKGGSLSTQFPQRSDGKELKILVQPETQHRARYLTEGSRGSVKDRTQQGFPTIKLEGVSEPVVLQVFVANDAGRVKPHGFYQACRVTGRNTTACTEVDIEGTTVIEIPLEPSTDMTLAVDCVGILKLRNADVEARIGMAGSKKKSTRARLAFRVSIPKPDGSLLTLQVPSCSILCTQPAGVPEILKKSLHSGSVRGGEEVFIIGKNFLKGTKVIFQENIIDDNSWQAEAKIDMDLFHQNHLIVTVPPFHNQSITSPVSAGIFVMTNAGKSHDAQPFTYTPDSADGSNAQTVKTEGSTLVTACIFDGQIKSLSAEQQENSGLPPKQEDMPMEVSSNPNPTDVYKAPTDPLITVQQTLELTSSPHPGGDSFQTTMPLQPEDVELPQATPVFPSLESLSTIQKQDITPTASFPVSGDTTIPPVTPEVPQQFLRDPQESLPTETSNNSGGVVVVTMPTMAAPQSQTQPSLFPQEGVAQLERAVRELQAGGSTTLQQVLEAAVAQQQLSSVLYSPTPSADSLQQHVQENMNSLRLGTTDNSLSAQQLQLQQQQQQFQHQQLQQQQIIGNLQQQQQVLGNMPIRQQQLLLQPSDQQQLQQQQIMENIQQLQQNQQQQVLTNIQLQDQQQQNQILTNLQQHQLQQQQNQTLNNLHQQQNPTLGNLQQQQQLQEQQVLENLQQQLQVELLQPQIHTPSPVQQPVSILQQTGELLTIQTSFPTQPPSHTSPPQQLFHSPRPLAETQGSQQVQAALLQNTLSVLTGRGLSSEQSSAGSTLYLSPNPQPPPQQQMTFISSMETSASQPQSVTMFQNPTQAQLPQMQQQSTPMEQQQSTQQNQPGSLFQSIPNQTNPIAQNQLPQPQQTGLLLCTTDLNPQALPPTILFSSPPQGPASIGNISVGLPQPDSAEPMSFQNLGSSGSNSASIESQQQGLFQEQQPMQVGASSSSQTMELFLPQSSLSGLQSAIGTQEMNNQAPTPTTTIYVVQGSVGVVANPGQQPPEQLFQTTVGGGVAPQGQPNLFVFGIQNDSPQLISSSRNTLSAQSQSQNSSHMQPMGQGPSSMHSNLQNTLQAQMQSSLENAMQSNTQSTLQATIDTSLPTPMQTSLQIQSSLQNQLQASNIDKIEDILESLQKP, from the exons ATGGGAGGGCCAACGTCCGGTCCCTGTACCTTGTCCTCAGACCACCTCAAGGTCGTCCAACCTCTCCATCCCACCGGAGGAGATGGAGCCGGATCACCAGAAATGGAAGGTGCTGCATCTGTGCTTGGCAGAGGCAACAGTGGAGCAAAGACTACTACAGCAGGAGACTCTGGGTCAGGAGGCACCCTAACAGGCCCGGGAGTCCAACAGCCCCAGAACACGCCGTCAAAACGAAGACCTGTGTTGAGCATATCGCCGCCACCTGAGGATCTGTTCGATGAAAGCCAAATGTCTTGTCAAGACGAGCCGACTGGACCTGGTGCTCAAGGTCCGGACTCTGAGCACAGCAGCAGCATGTGGGCCGATGATTCCGTGTCTAACTTCAGCTTTATCAGCTCCATCTCCTACAACGACAACACTGAAGTGCCGCGCAAGTCACGAAAACGCACCCCTCGCCAGCGGCCGGGCCCCAAACCAACTCCTCCAGAGGACAGCATGGACGTGTTTGATGCCGACAGTGCTAAGGCTCCACATTTTGTCCTGTCCCAGCTGAGCACAGATAAGGCTGGCCCCATTTCCAG CTCTCTTGAAGCTGGTGCTGGAGTGAAAGGTGGGTCACTGTCTACTCAGTTCCCCCAAAGGAGTGATGGGAAAGAGCTGAAGATCCTGGTCCAACCAGAAACCCAGCACCGTGCTCGATACCTGACTGAAGGCAGCAGAGGGTCGGTCAAAGATCGTACACAGCAAGGATTTCCTACCATCAAG ttggAAGGTGTCAGTGAACCTGTTGTGTTACAAGTTTTTGTGGCAAACGATGCTGGCAGAGTAAAACCACACGGTTTCTACCAGGCGTGTAGAGTTACAGGACGCAACACCACTGCCTGCACAGAAGTGGACATAGAGGGTACCACAGTCATTGAGATCCCCCTGGAGCCCAGCACAGACATGACACTTGC GGTAGACTGTGTAGGAATTTTGAAACTCCGTAATGCTGACGTAGAGGCTCGGATTGGAATGGCTGGGTCCAAAAAGAAGAGCACACGGGCCAGATTGGCTTTCCGGGTCAGCATCCCCAAACCCGATGGGTCCCTCCTCACCCTCCAGGTCCCCTCGTGTTCCATCCTCTGTA CCCAGCCTGCTGGAGTGCCAGAGATCCTTAAAAAGAGTCTTCACAGTGGTTCAGTGAGAGGAGGGGAAGAGGTTTTTATAATTGGAAAGAACTTTCTTAAAGGaaccaaagtgatttttcaGGAAAACATCATAG ATGATAACTCTTGGCAAGCAGAGGCCAAGATCGATATGGACCTTTTtcatcag aATCATTTGATAGTGACAGTTCCTCCATTCCACAACCAGTCCATAACTTCTCCCGTTTCTGCGGGAATCTTTGTGATGACCAACGCGGGTAAATCTCATGACGCCCAACCGTTTACGTACACTCCTGACTCAG CTGATGGCTCAAACGCTCAGACTGTAAAAACTGAAGGATCCACCCTGGTCACAGCCTGTATATTTGATGGCCAGATCAAATCTTTGTCGGCTGAGCAACAGGAAAACTCTGGGCTGCCTCCCAAACAAGAGGACATGCCGATGGAGGTTTCCAGTAATCCCAACCCTACCGACGTCTACAAA GCACCCACTGATCCACTCATTACAGTGCAGCAGACCCTGGAGCTGACATCTAGTCCACATCCAGGTGGAGATTCTTTCCAGACCACAATGCCCCTTCAACCTGAAGATGTGGAGCTTCCCCAGGCGACACCCGTCTTCCCGAGTTTAGAGAGTCTCAGCACCATACAGAAGCAAGATATCACTCCAACAGCTTCCTTCCCAGTGTCCGGAGATACCACGATTCCCCCTGTGACCCCTGAAGTCCCTCAGCAGTTTCTCAGAGATCCTCAGGAAAGCTTGCCAACGGAAACATCCAATAACAGCGGAGGAGTCGTGGTCGTGACCATGCCAACGATGGCAGCTCCTCAGTCGCAAACACAACCATCCCTGTTCCCTCAGGAAGGTGTGGCACAGCTAGAGAGGGCAGTGAGGGAGCTGCAGGCTGGGGGGAGCACCACACTACAGCAGGTGCTGGAAGCAGCTGTGgcacagcagcagctcagcTCCGTGTTATACAGTCCCACACCTTCCGCAGACTCCCTACAGCAGCATGTCCAGGAGAACATGAACAGCCTTCGGTTAGGGACGACGGACAACTCGCTGTCAGCACAGCAGCTCCAGttacagcagcaacagcaacagtttCAACATCAGCAACTGCAGCAACAGCAAATCATTGGAAACcttcaacaacagcagcaagtCCTTGGCAACATGCCGATCCGACAACAACAACTTTTGTTACAGCCGAGCGACCAACAGCAGCTGCAGCAACAGCAAATCATGGAGaacattcaacagctgcaacaaAATCAGCAACAGCAAGTCCTCACCAACATCCAACTCCAGGATCAACAACAGCAGAACCAAATTCTGACCAACTTGCAACAACATCAACTTCAGCAGCAGCAAAATCAAACTCTGAACAATTTACACCAGCAACAAAATCCAACACTAGGAAACctgcaacagcagcaacagctgCAGGAGCAACAGGTCCTGGAGAatctgcagcagcagcttcaggtCGAGTTACTCCAGCCTCAGATACATACACCCTCCCCAGTGCAGCAGCCTGTCTCCATTCTCCAGCAGACTGGGGAACTGCTCACCATTCAAACCAGCTTCCCAACGCAACCTCCATCCCACACGTCTCCCCCACAACAACTCTTCCATTCCCCCCGGCCCCTGGCCGAAACCCAGGGTTCCCAGCAGGTCCAGGCTGCTCTGCTCCAGAACACTCTGAGTGTCCTCACAGGGAGGGGTCTGAGCTCAGAGCAGTCTTCAGCAGGTTCAACCCTCTACCTGTCCCCAAACCCTCAGCCACCTCCACAGCAGCAGATGACTTTCATCTCCTCAATGGAgacgtctgcctcacagccaCAGTCTGTCACCATGTTTCAGAATCCAACACAAGCTCAGCTCCCACAAATGCAGCAACAAAGCACCCCGATGGAGCAGCAGCAGTCCACACAGCAGAACCAACCAGGCTCTTTGTTCCAAAGCATCCCAAATCAGACTAATCCCATTGCTCAGAACCAACTCCCACAACCTCAGCAAACAGGCCTGCTTCTGTGCACCACAGATCTCAACCCTCAAGCTCTTCCCCCCACCATTCTGTTCAGCTCCCCACCCCAGGGCCCTGCCTCTATAGGGAACATTAGTGTAGGACTTCCCCAACCAGACTCGGCCGAGCCCATGTCCTTTCAAAACCTTGGCTCATCCGGCAGCAACTCGGCCTCCATAGAGAGCCAACAGCAAGGTTTGTTCCAAGAACAGCAGCCGATGCAGGTGGGTGCGAGCTCAAGCAGTCAAACCATGGAGCTGTTTCTACCGCAGTCGTCTCTGTCTGGTCTACAGAGCGCCATTGGCACACAAGAGATGAACAACCAAGCTCCCACGCCAACGACAACCATCTATGTGGTGCAGGGCAGTGTGGGAGTGGTGGCCAACCCTGGCCAGCAGCCTCCAGAGCAGCTTTTCCAGACAACTGTTGGAGGGGGAGTGGCCCCACAAGGACAGCCCAACCTGTTTGTGTTTGGCATCCagaatg ATTCACCCCAGTTGATCAGTTCCTCTAGAAATACTCTTTCTGCTCAAAGCCAGAGCCAGAACTCCAGTCACATGCAGCCCATGGGCCAAGGTCCTTCCTCCATGCACAGCAACCTGCAGAACACCCTGCAGGCACAAATGCAGTCCAGCTTAGAGAACGCAATGCAGTCAAACACGCAGTCCACTCTGCAGGCAACCATAGACACGAGCCTGCCAACCCCGATGCAAACTAGTCTACAGATTCAGAGCAGCTTACAGAACCAACTGCAGGCGTCCAACATTGACAAAATCGAGGACATACTGGAAAGTCTGCAGAAGCCGTGA